A single Pedobacter sp. PACM 27299 DNA region contains:
- a CDS encoding flavin reductase family protein, producing the protein MLTIDVTKLSPVQLQNYLQYAIAPRPICFASTIDEEGNINLSPFSFFNMFSTNPPLCIFSPSRRVRDGSNKHTLENVLEVKECVINIVNYPMVQQMSLASTDYGKGVNEFEKAGFTMLPSVLVKPPRVAEAPVQMECIVKEVIHLGDQPGAGNLILAEIKMIHIQENILDADGKIDQHKIDLVARLGGDWYCRVTPESLFKVAKPLTTLGIGVDALPKAVRNSYVLSGNDLGRLGNIEQLPSADDIDEMQRNSQVKEVLDATIGDAANRERELHELAKQFLNEGNVMDALKVVLL; encoded by the coding sequence ATGCTGACTATTGATGTAACCAAACTTTCCCCTGTTCAATTACAAAACTACCTGCAATATGCCATTGCGCCCAGACCTATCTGTTTTGCAAGTACCATTGATGAGGAGGGAAACATCAACCTTAGTCCTTTTAGCTTTTTCAATATGTTCAGTACCAATCCACCTTTATGTATCTTCTCTCCATCGAGAAGGGTGAGGGATGGCAGTAACAAGCACACGCTGGAAAATGTATTGGAAGTGAAAGAATGTGTGATCAATATCGTCAACTATCCGATGGTACAGCAAATGAGTTTAGCGAGTACAGACTATGGGAAAGGTGTTAACGAGTTTGAAAAAGCAGGTTTTACGATGCTGCCTTCCGTACTGGTAAAGCCACCAAGAGTGGCAGAAGCGCCCGTACAAATGGAATGTATCGTTAAAGAAGTGATTCATTTGGGCGATCAGCCAGGCGCTGGTAACCTGATCCTGGCAGAAATAAAAATGATCCACATTCAGGAAAATATTTTAGATGCAGATGGAAAGATCGATCAGCACAAGATAGACCTGGTGGCCCGTTTAGGCGGTGATTGGTATTGCCGCGTGACCCCAGAAAGTTTGTTTAAAGTAGCTAAACCATTAACCACACTAGGTATCGGCGTAGATGCCTTACCGAAGGCTGTAAGGAATTCTTATGTACTTTCCGGGAATGACCTCGGGAGACTAGGAAATATTGAACAGCTCCCTTCTGCCGATGATATCGATGAAATGCAGCGCAATAGTCAGGTGAAAGAAGTATTAGATGCCACCATTGGTGACGCGGCAAATCGCGAGCGGGAACTTCATGAATTGGCGAAACAGTTCC